One Spea bombifrons isolate aSpeBom1 chromosome 1, aSpeBom1.2.pri, whole genome shotgun sequence DNA window includes the following coding sequences:
- the SEC31A gene encoding protein transport protein Sec31A isoform X6 produces the protein MKLKEIDRTAMQAWSPSQHHPIYLATGTSAQQLDATFSTNASLEIFELDLTDHSLDMKSSATFSSAHRYHKLIWGPYKMNPDASLSGVLIAGGENGNVILYDPTKILAGDSDVVIAQQDKHTGPVRALDVNAFQTNLVASGANESEIYIWDLNNFAVPMTPGAKSQPPEDISCIAWNRQVQHILASTSPSGRATVWDLRKNEPILKVSDHSNRMHCSGMAWHPDVATQMVLSSEDDRLPVIQMWDLRFASSPLRVMENHTRGILAIAWSNADPELLLSCGKDSRILCSNPNTGEVLYELPTSTQWCFDIQWCPRNPAVLSAASFDGRIGIYSIMGGMADNLSQKQADQLSSSFGNMDPFGTGQPLPPLQLPQQPAKQSTVLPLKKPPKWLRRPVGASFSFGGKLITFEATKQQPPQQQQHPQAPNQPFHVYVSQVVTEKEFLNRSNKLQDVVSTGAFLEYCQKKIEDSKTDFEKNVWSFLKVNFEDDSRGKYLELLGFRKEDLVAKIASALSNSTIAEETHEDLKKPDQALESDDEGSQPTDDQFLGEISNTEKDENSDSISAGETFNISVSGDVDGLITQALLTGNFESAVDLCLHDNRMADAIILAIAGGPDLLARTQTKYFAKSQSKITRLITAVVTKNWKEIVQSCDLQNWREALAAVLTYAKPEEFSALCDLLGSRLEKEGDGPLQAQACLCYICAGNVEKLVACWTRAQEGTTPLSLQDLIEKVVILRRAVQVTQAVETKDVGALLAEKMSQYANLLAAQGSLAAAMAFLPVNTNQLNIMHLRDRLSRAQGEDGLTPTASVTRGGGVAVGPQHGPSCMQPGRDAKYYPQRDHPPAAGFNIPGNLYPSAPATTGPPPPPQPDSGTVSYNFNSHMGPRQPYPQPYLQSQQYSYGSGGSAVYQPQPASVPSASSYHNSLYASSSRSAPQPNYSVQPPAASSSSSSPSSSLPPPGASFQHGGPGAPTTSAPYPPPPSGPTGTLPATSELPASQRTEYLSAQDMRNYPQGPQNGWNDPPALSRTSKKKVLENYVPPPPITAPIMNPIADSRSQQQQVPVSASSVPSVPFQPSSASSVQPGAPNLFSTMQPHVGQPGVYLDPSKANKDGVPGATIGNNIQAIHTLPAEKITKNPIPEEHLILKSTFEALIQRCLSSAVDQQTKRKLDEANKRLESLYDKLREQTLSPAIIAGLHSIARSIESRNYMEGLNIHTHIVSTSNFSETSAFMPVLKVVLTQANKLGV, from the exons GTACTTCTGCTCAGCAACTAGATGCCACCTTCAGCACCAATGCCTCCCTGGAGATTTTTGAACTGGACCTAACAGATCATTCCTTGGACATGAAGTCATCTGCTACATTCTCAAGTGCTCATAG GTACCATAAGCTTATTTGGGGCCCCTACAAAATGAACCCTGATGCCAGTCTTTCTGGTGTTCTCATTGCCGGAGGAGAGAATGGGAATGTGATTCTCTATGACCCCACTAAAATCTTAGCAGGAGACAGTGATGTGGTTATTGCCCAACAAGATAAGCACACTGGACCAGTGAGAGCCTTAGATGTAAACGCTTTCCAG ACAAATCTTGTAGCCTCTGGTGCCAATGAATCTGAAATCTATATTTGGGATCTGAATAATTTTGCTGTTCCCATGACGCCGGGTGCCAAATCTCAG CCTCCGGAAGACATTAGCTGTATAGCTTGGAACCGACAAGTGCAGCATATTCTAGCTTCCACTAGTCCCAGCGGGCGAGCCACAGTCTGGGATCTTAGGAAGAATGAGCCTATTCTGAAAGTCAGCGACCACAGCAACAGG ATGCATTGCTCGGGAATGGCTTGGCACCCTGATGTTGCCACCCAGATGGTTCTTTCTTCAGAAGATGATCGCCTCCCTGTTATACAAATGTGGGACCTGAGATTTGCTTCATCCCCGCTGAGAGTTATGGAAAACCATACACG ggGCATTTTGGCCATCGCGTGGAGTAATGCAGACCCAGAATTGCTGCTTAGTTGCGGAAAAGATTCCAGGATACTGTGTTCCAACCCCAATACAGGAGAG GTCTTGTATGAGCTGCCAACGAGCACACAATGGTGTTTTGATATCCAGTGGTGTCCCCGTAACCCTGCTGTGCTTTCTGCTGCTTCGTTTGATGGACGTATCGGCATCTATTCTATTATGGGGGGTATGGCTGACAATCTGAGTCAAAAGCAGGCAGACCAG CTTTCGTCATCATTTGGAAACATGGACCCGTTTGGCACAGGGCAACCACTTCCTCCTTTGCAGCTTCCTCAACAGCCTGCCAAGCAAAGCACTGTTCTTCCTTTGAAGAAACCCCCAAAGTGGCTGCGACGACCTGTTGGGGCTTCATTTTCT TTTGGAGGAAAACTAATCACGTTTGAAGCTACGAAGCAGCAACCCCCTCAACAGCAGCAGCATCCACAAGCCCCAAACCAACCCTTTCATGTGTACGTCAGCCAGGTGGTTACTGAGAAGGAATTCCTTAACCGTTCCAACAAGCTTCAAGATGTGGTCAGCACGGGAGCTTTCCTGGAATATTGCCAGAAGAAAATTGAAGACTCGAAAACAGACTTTGAGAAGAACGTGTGGTCTTTCTTGAAG GTGAATTTTGAAGATGATTCTCGTGGTAAATATCTTGAATTACTTGGATTCAGAAAGGAGGATTTGGTGGCAAAA ATTGCATCGGCTTTAAGTAACAGCACTATAGCAGAAGAAACGCATGAG GATTTGAAAAAACCTGACCAGGCTCTTGAGAGCGATGATGAGGGAAGTCAACCAACAGATGATCAGTTCTTGGGGGAG ATTTCAAACACAGAGAAAGATGAAAATAGTGATTCCATTTCAGCTGGTGAAACATTCAACATCTCAGTAAGCGGAG atGTTGATGGTCTCATTACCCAGGCACTGCTGACTGGCAACTTTGAAAGCGCTGTCGACCTTTGTTTACATGATAACCGCATGGCCGATGCCATCATACTGGCCATAGCAGGCGGTCCTGATCTCCTGGCTAGAACACAAACAAAGTACTTTGCTAAGAGTCAAAGCAAAATAACCAGG CTTATCACTGCTGTAGTGACCAAAAACTGGAAAGAAATTGTGCAGTCATGTGACCTGCAGAACTGGAGGGAAGCCCTGGCTGCTGTGTTGACTTACGCAAAGCCTGAGGAGTTTTCTGCTCTGTGTG ATCTGCTGGGGTCCAGACTGGAGAAAGAAGGAGATGGACCTCTACAGGCACAAGCCTGTCTGTGCTACATTTGTGCAGGAAATGTTGAGAAACTTGTCGCCTGCTGGACCAGAGCTCAGGAGGGCACAACTCCACTGTCCTTACAG GATCTCATTGAGAAAGTAGTTATCCTTCGTAGAGCAGTACAAGTTACTCAAGCTGTGGAAACAAAGGATGTGGGGGCCCTTCTGGCTGAGAAGATGAGTCAGTATGCCAATCTGTTGGCTGCGCAGGGCAGCCTTGCAGCTGCTATGGCATTCTTGCCAGTCAACACCAACCAG ctTAACATAATGCACTTACGAGACCGGTTGTCGAGAGCCCAGGGAGAAGATGGTTTGACTCCCACAGCCAGCGTTACCAGAGGAGGAGGAGTGGCAGTGGGGCCACAGCATGGTCCATCTTGTATGCAACCAGGCAGGGATGCTAAGTATTACCCTCAG agAGACCACCCCCCTGCTGCTGGTTTTAACATTCCAGGAAACCTTTATCCATCTGCTCCTGCTACTACtggaccaccaccaccaccacaaccAGATTCGGGCACCGTGTCTTACAATTTTAACTCTCACATGGGCCCCCGTCAACCATATCCTCAGC CTTATCTGCAATCCCAACAATACTCTTACGGTTCTGGGGGATCGGCCGTCTATCAGCCCCAACCAGCCAGCGTTCCTTCTGCTTCTTCCTACCACAATTCTCTTTACGCCTCCTCTTCTCGCTCTGCTCCTCAGCCAAACTACTCTGTGCAGCCCCCAgctgcatcatcatcatcctcttctccttcctcttctcttcctcctcctggaGCATCCTTCCAGCATGGCGGACCTGGAGCTCCTACTACCTCTGCTCCTTATCCACCTCCTCCCTCTGGACCTACAGGTACTCTGCCTGCCACCAGTGAGCTGCCTGCATCCCAAAGAACAG AATATCTCTCTGCTCAAGATATGAGGAATTACCCACAAG GACCTCAAAATGGTTGGAACGATCCCCCAGCGCTGAGCAGAACTTCAAAGAAAAAG GTTTTAGAAAATTATGTACCACCCCCTCCAATCACAGCTCCCATAATGAATCCTATAGCTGATTCACGGTCTCAGCAGCAGCAGGTTCCAGTTTCTGCATCATCTGTTCCATCAGTACCTTTTCAGCCTTCATCAGCATCCTCGGTTCAACCAGGAGCACCAAATCTCTTTTCAACCATGCAGCCCCATGTTGGACAGCCAGGAGTGTACCTAGATCCTTCAAAGGCCAATAAAGATGGGGTTCCTGGAGCTACTATTGGAAACAACATACAG GCTATACACACTCTGCCTGCTGAAAAGATCACCAAGAACCCGATCCCTGAGGAGCACCTTATTCTGAAAAGCACATTTGAGGCCCTTATCCAAAGATGTTTGTCTTCTGCTGTTGACCAG CAAACAAAAAGGAAGCTAGATGAAGCAAACAAACGCCTGGAGTCCCTGTATGACAAGCTAAGAGAGCAAACA CTCTCCCCTGCAATAATCGCAGGTTTGCACAGCATTGCCAGAAGTATTGAGTCCCGGAACTACATGGAAGGCCTtaacatccatacacacatagtTTCTACCAGTAACTTCAGCGAAACATCTGCGTTCATGCCAGTTCTCAAAGTTGTCCTTACCCAGGCAAACAAGCTTGGAGTGTGA
- the SEC31A gene encoding protein transport protein Sec31A isoform X4, whose amino-acid sequence MKLKEIDRTAMQAWSPSQHHPIYLATGTSAQQLDATFSTNASLEIFELDLTDHSLDMKSSATFSSAHRYHKLIWGPYKMNPDASLSGVLIAGGENGNVILYDPTKILAGDSDVVIAQQDKHTGPVRALDVNAFQTNLVASGANESEIYIWDLNNFAVPMTPGAKSQPPEDISCIAWNRQVQHILASTSPSGRATVWDLRKNEPILKVSDHSNRMHCSGMAWHPDVATQMVLSSEDDRLPVIQMWDLRFASSPLRVMENHTRGILAIAWSNADPELLLSCGKDSRILCSNPNTGEVLYELPTSTQWCFDIQWCPRNPAVLSAASFDGRIGIYSIMGGMADNLSQKQADQLSSSFGNMDPFGTGQPLPPLQLPQQPAKQSTVLPLKKPPKWLRRPVGASFSFGGKLITFEATKQQPPQQQQHPQAPNQPFHVYVSQVVTEKEFLNRSNKLQDVVSTGAFLEYCQKKIEDSKTDFEKNVWSFLKVNFEDDSRGKYLELLGFRKEDLVAKIASALSNSTIAEETHEISNTEKDENSDSISAGETFNISVSGDVDGLITQALLTGNFESAVDLCLHDNRMADAIILAIAGGPDLLARTQTKYFAKSQSKITRLITAVVTKNWKEIVQSCDLQNWREALAAVLTYAKPEEFSALCDLLGSRLEKEGDGPLQAQACLCYICAGNVEKLVACWTRAQEGTTPLSLQDLIEKVVILRRAVQVTQAVETKDVGALLAEKMSQYANLLAAQGSLAAAMAFLPVNTNQLNIMHLRDRLSRAQGEDGLTPTASVTRGGGVAVGPQHGPSCMQPGRDAKYYPQARIAPTVTSWSNKIPTAQSGCSSAAASYDTQRDHPPAAGFNIPGNLYPSAPATTGPPPPPQPDSGTVSYNFNSHMGPRQPYPQPYLQSQQYSYGSGGSAVYQPQPASVPSASSYHNSLYASSSRSAPQPNYSVQPPAASSSSSSPSSSLPPPGASFQHGGPGAPTTSAPYPPPPSGPTGTLPATSELPASQRTEYLSAQDMRNYPQGPQNGWNDPPALSRTSKKKVLENYVPPPPITAPIMNPIADSRSQQQQVPVSASSVPSVPFQPSSASSVQPGAPNLFSTMQPHVGQPGVYLDPSKANKDGVPGATIGNNIQAIHTLPAEKITKNPIPEEHLILKSTFEALIQRCLSSAVDQQTKRKLDEANKRLESLYDKLREQTLSPAIIAGLHSIARSIESRNYMEGLNIHTHIVSTSNFSETSAFMPVLKVVLTQANKLGV is encoded by the exons GTACTTCTGCTCAGCAACTAGATGCCACCTTCAGCACCAATGCCTCCCTGGAGATTTTTGAACTGGACCTAACAGATCATTCCTTGGACATGAAGTCATCTGCTACATTCTCAAGTGCTCATAG GTACCATAAGCTTATTTGGGGCCCCTACAAAATGAACCCTGATGCCAGTCTTTCTGGTGTTCTCATTGCCGGAGGAGAGAATGGGAATGTGATTCTCTATGACCCCACTAAAATCTTAGCAGGAGACAGTGATGTGGTTATTGCCCAACAAGATAAGCACACTGGACCAGTGAGAGCCTTAGATGTAAACGCTTTCCAG ACAAATCTTGTAGCCTCTGGTGCCAATGAATCTGAAATCTATATTTGGGATCTGAATAATTTTGCTGTTCCCATGACGCCGGGTGCCAAATCTCAG CCTCCGGAAGACATTAGCTGTATAGCTTGGAACCGACAAGTGCAGCATATTCTAGCTTCCACTAGTCCCAGCGGGCGAGCCACAGTCTGGGATCTTAGGAAGAATGAGCCTATTCTGAAAGTCAGCGACCACAGCAACAGG ATGCATTGCTCGGGAATGGCTTGGCACCCTGATGTTGCCACCCAGATGGTTCTTTCTTCAGAAGATGATCGCCTCCCTGTTATACAAATGTGGGACCTGAGATTTGCTTCATCCCCGCTGAGAGTTATGGAAAACCATACACG ggGCATTTTGGCCATCGCGTGGAGTAATGCAGACCCAGAATTGCTGCTTAGTTGCGGAAAAGATTCCAGGATACTGTGTTCCAACCCCAATACAGGAGAG GTCTTGTATGAGCTGCCAACGAGCACACAATGGTGTTTTGATATCCAGTGGTGTCCCCGTAACCCTGCTGTGCTTTCTGCTGCTTCGTTTGATGGACGTATCGGCATCTATTCTATTATGGGGGGTATGGCTGACAATCTGAGTCAAAAGCAGGCAGACCAG CTTTCGTCATCATTTGGAAACATGGACCCGTTTGGCACAGGGCAACCACTTCCTCCTTTGCAGCTTCCTCAACAGCCTGCCAAGCAAAGCACTGTTCTTCCTTTGAAGAAACCCCCAAAGTGGCTGCGACGACCTGTTGGGGCTTCATTTTCT TTTGGAGGAAAACTAATCACGTTTGAAGCTACGAAGCAGCAACCCCCTCAACAGCAGCAGCATCCACAAGCCCCAAACCAACCCTTTCATGTGTACGTCAGCCAGGTGGTTACTGAGAAGGAATTCCTTAACCGTTCCAACAAGCTTCAAGATGTGGTCAGCACGGGAGCTTTCCTGGAATATTGCCAGAAGAAAATTGAAGACTCGAAAACAGACTTTGAGAAGAACGTGTGGTCTTTCTTGAAG GTGAATTTTGAAGATGATTCTCGTGGTAAATATCTTGAATTACTTGGATTCAGAAAGGAGGATTTGGTGGCAAAA ATTGCATCGGCTTTAAGTAACAGCACTATAGCAGAAGAAACGCATGAG ATTTCAAACACAGAGAAAGATGAAAATAGTGATTCCATTTCAGCTGGTGAAACATTCAACATCTCAGTAAGCGGAG atGTTGATGGTCTCATTACCCAGGCACTGCTGACTGGCAACTTTGAAAGCGCTGTCGACCTTTGTTTACATGATAACCGCATGGCCGATGCCATCATACTGGCCATAGCAGGCGGTCCTGATCTCCTGGCTAGAACACAAACAAAGTACTTTGCTAAGAGTCAAAGCAAAATAACCAGG CTTATCACTGCTGTAGTGACCAAAAACTGGAAAGAAATTGTGCAGTCATGTGACCTGCAGAACTGGAGGGAAGCCCTGGCTGCTGTGTTGACTTACGCAAAGCCTGAGGAGTTTTCTGCTCTGTGTG ATCTGCTGGGGTCCAGACTGGAGAAAGAAGGAGATGGACCTCTACAGGCACAAGCCTGTCTGTGCTACATTTGTGCAGGAAATGTTGAGAAACTTGTCGCCTGCTGGACCAGAGCTCAGGAGGGCACAACTCCACTGTCCTTACAG GATCTCATTGAGAAAGTAGTTATCCTTCGTAGAGCAGTACAAGTTACTCAAGCTGTGGAAACAAAGGATGTGGGGGCCCTTCTGGCTGAGAAGATGAGTCAGTATGCCAATCTGTTGGCTGCGCAGGGCAGCCTTGCAGCTGCTATGGCATTCTTGCCAGTCAACACCAACCAG ctTAACATAATGCACTTACGAGACCGGTTGTCGAGAGCCCAGGGAGAAGATGGTTTGACTCCCACAGCCAGCGTTACCAGAGGAGGAGGAGTGGCAGTGGGGCCACAGCATGGTCCATCTTGTATGCAACCAGGCAGGGATGCTAAGTATTACCCTCAG GCTAGAATTGCCCCTACTGTCACTTCCTGGAGTAACAAAATCCCTACTGCCCAAAGTGGCTGTtcatctgctgctgcttcctATGACACTCAG agAGACCACCCCCCTGCTGCTGGTTTTAACATTCCAGGAAACCTTTATCCATCTGCTCCTGCTACTACtggaccaccaccaccaccacaaccAGATTCGGGCACCGTGTCTTACAATTTTAACTCTCACATGGGCCCCCGTCAACCATATCCTCAGC CTTATCTGCAATCCCAACAATACTCTTACGGTTCTGGGGGATCGGCCGTCTATCAGCCCCAACCAGCCAGCGTTCCTTCTGCTTCTTCCTACCACAATTCTCTTTACGCCTCCTCTTCTCGCTCTGCTCCTCAGCCAAACTACTCTGTGCAGCCCCCAgctgcatcatcatcatcctcttctccttcctcttctcttcctcctcctggaGCATCCTTCCAGCATGGCGGACCTGGAGCTCCTACTACCTCTGCTCCTTATCCACCTCCTCCCTCTGGACCTACAGGTACTCTGCCTGCCACCAGTGAGCTGCCTGCATCCCAAAGAACAG AATATCTCTCTGCTCAAGATATGAGGAATTACCCACAAG GACCTCAAAATGGTTGGAACGATCCCCCAGCGCTGAGCAGAACTTCAAAGAAAAAG GTTTTAGAAAATTATGTACCACCCCCTCCAATCACAGCTCCCATAATGAATCCTATAGCTGATTCACGGTCTCAGCAGCAGCAGGTTCCAGTTTCTGCATCATCTGTTCCATCAGTACCTTTTCAGCCTTCATCAGCATCCTCGGTTCAACCAGGAGCACCAAATCTCTTTTCAACCATGCAGCCCCATGTTGGACAGCCAGGAGTGTACCTAGATCCTTCAAAGGCCAATAAAGATGGGGTTCCTGGAGCTACTATTGGAAACAACATACAG GCTATACACACTCTGCCTGCTGAAAAGATCACCAAGAACCCGATCCCTGAGGAGCACCTTATTCTGAAAAGCACATTTGAGGCCCTTATCCAAAGATGTTTGTCTTCTGCTGTTGACCAG CAAACAAAAAGGAAGCTAGATGAAGCAAACAAACGCCTGGAGTCCCTGTATGACAAGCTAAGAGAGCAAACA CTCTCCCCTGCAATAATCGCAGGTTTGCACAGCATTGCCAGAAGTATTGAGTCCCGGAACTACATGGAAGGCCTtaacatccatacacacatagtTTCTACCAGTAACTTCAGCGAAACATCTGCGTTCATGCCAGTTCTCAAAGTTGTCCTTACCCAGGCAAACAAGCTTGGAGTGTGA